A part of Tigriopus californicus strain San Diego chromosome 10, Tcal_SD_v2.1, whole genome shotgun sequence genomic DNA contains:
- the LOC131889088 gene encoding signal transducer and activator of transcription 5B-like isoform X5 gives MNSKKSPSIPSNLTDDEGDGEDSNHYFGPSSTMLWDQTKQLPPDLLAQVQLTYQEHFPLEVRLNLASWIEEKFAPSIPFNVEDKAHQKTAVSLANQLISQLDGKIASMPNDPEKFLLKGKLTEIAANLKATYANNPIGLYMAVRHCLEQEMIIVQKNSANTSGGEETADISNQIRQHVLFLQQQIGETSDEYDRIKEVHEAFTMEYCEFEEKSKQLGTYIQTHGEQYPNVKSLKASKEALQKSVQLKYSSCTEDRKKLIHTYSEMLVRLQSVIVQVLDNELINWKREQQLAGNGHSVNTATLELLQNWCDNLATVVWTMRKQLKQLEELVIKVPDQQNSSQDLKILIAKVTELLSNLVTSTFVIEKQPPQVMKTNTRFTATVRLLVGGALNVHMVAPTVSVSIVSEAQANQLLSTSVTETKRKENFSSGQILNDYGAMEFNNANRQVSVLFRNLQLKKIKRTEKKGTESVMDEKFSVLFWTEFLVGELNFQLWTLSLPVVVIVHGNQEAQALATVTWDNAFAEWGRRPFVVPDKVSWKQAGEALSMKWAAACGSGLKEEHLYYLACKAFRDPNLPRKPEEYNSRMLSWSQFCKEVLPDRTFTFWEWFHRILSLTSNHMQRLWKENYVLGFIKKHDAENLLKQKQQNGCFLLRFSDSELGGVTIAYLTTDPYQHTPQVSMVAPFTTKDLSQRSMADTIFDLDDLTFLYPDIPKDAFKKFCSSSCTPQNAPNGYVAHKLVTQVAGGSGSMSNPPTPIGYDQIYMGGSQCDAQSPLNASGIDDMEITDNLQNINIEGNIDLQALLALNEGFDPTNAQGGGF, from the exons ATGAATTCCAAGAAATCCCCATCGATTCCATCCAATCTGACCGATGATGAAGGTGATGGTGAGG ATTCCAACCATTATTTCGGACCATCATCCACAATGCTGTGGGATCAAACCAAGCAACTGCCCCCAGATCTCTTGGCGCAAGTTCAACTCACCTATCAAGAGCACTTCCCCCTAGAGGTCCGCTTGAATTTGGCCTCATGGATTGAGGAAAAGTTCGCGCCCAGCATCCCTTTCAATGTGGAGGACAAGGCTCACCAGAAAACGGCTGTCAGCCTTGCTAACCAGCTCATATCGCAATTGGACGGGAAAATTGCTTCCATGCCAAATGACCCGGAGAAATTTCTGCTCAAGGGAAAGCTGACAGAAATTGCCGCCAATCTCAAG gCAACCTATGCCAATAACCCCATTGGCTTGTACATGGCTGTCCGGCATTGCCTTGAACAGGAGATGATTATCGTACAAAAG AATTCGGCCAATACCTCGGGCGGTGAGGAGACCGCTGACATTTCCAACCAGATCCGCCAGCACGTGCTTTTCCTTCAACAGCAAATTGGGGAAACCTCGGACGAGTACGATCGGATTAAGGAGGTGCACGAGGCTTTCACCATGGAGTATTGTGAATTCGAGGAGAAATCCAAACAACTCGGAACCTACATCCAAACCCATGGAGAGCAATATCCCAACGTGAAAAGTCTAAAAGCCAGCAAAGAGGCTCTCCAAAAATCTGTGCAACTAAAG TACTCTTCGTGCACCGAAGACAGGAAAAAGTTGATCCATACCTATTCAGAAATGTTGGTCCGATTACAAAGTGTAATCGTTCAAGTCTTGGATAACGAGTTGATCAACTGGAAACGTGAACAGCAATTAGCTGGAAATGGACACTCCGTGAACACCGCGACTTTGGAGTTGCTCCAAAACTGGTGTGATAATCTTGCAACCGTGGTTTGGACCATGCGGAAGCAATTGAAACAATTGGAAGAGCTGGTTATCAAGGTCCCAGACCAACAGAACAGTAGCCAAGATCTCAAGATTCTCATCGCGAAAGTGACGGAGCTCCTGAGCAATCTGGTCACAAG CAcgtttgtcattgaaaaacagcCGCCTCAAGTGATGAAAACCAACACTCGGTTTACGGCCACTGTTCGCTTACTGGTGGGCGGGGCCTTAAATGTCCATATGGTGGCCCCTACCGTGTCGGTGTCGATCGTGAGCGAGGCGCAAGCCAATCAATTGCTCTCCACCTCTGTGACCGAAACCAAAAGGAAAGAGAATTTCAGCTCTGGACAGATCCTGAACGATTATGGAGCCATGGAGTTCAATAACGCAAATCGCCAAGTTTCGGTCTTGTTCCGCAAtcttcaattgaagaagaTCAAGCGAACGGAGAAAAAGGGCACCGAGTCAGTCATGGACGAGAAGTTCTCGGTTCTCTTCTGGACCGAGTTCCTCGTGGGCGAACTCAACTTCCAGCTTTGGACCCTCTCTTTGCCAGTGGTCGTTATTGTCCATGGGAATCAAGAAGCTCAGGCCTTGGCCACGGTCACGTGGGACAACGCATTTGCTGAGTGGGGCCGACGGCCGTTCGTCGTCCCTGACAAGGTGTCTTGGAAGCAAGCGGGCGAAGCCTTGAGCATGAAATGGGCTGCGGCGTGTGGGAGTGGCTTGAAAGAAGAGCATCTGTACTACTTGGCTTGCAAGGCTTTTAG AGATCCGAATTTACCCCGCAAACCTGAAGAATACAATAGCCGCATGCTCTCATGGTCCCAATTCTGCAAGGAAGTACTCCCCGATCGAACTTTCACCTTTTGGGAGTGGTTCCATCGCATCCTGTCGCTTACTTCCAACCATATGCAGAGACTTTGGAAGGAAAACTACGTCTTGGGGTTCATCAAGAAGCATGATGCAGAGAATCTcctgaaacaaaagcaacaaaacggATGCTTTCTTTTGAGGTTCTCCGATTCCGAACTTGGAGGGGTTACCATCGCTTATCTTACCACTGACCCTTATC AACATACTCCCCAAGTGTCTATGGTGGCACCTTTCACAACCAAAGACCTTTCCCAAAGGTCCATGGCCGAtaccatctttgatttggatgaCCTCACGTTCCTTTACCCCGACATTCCGAAGGACGCTTTCAAGAAATTCTGTTCCTCATCCTGCACACCGCAAAACGCTCCCAATGGATATGTTGCTCACAAATTGGTTACCCAGGTTGCAGG gGGTTCCGGATCCATGAGTAATCCTCCCACTCCAATAGGATATGATCAAATCTACATGGGTGGATCCCAATGCGATGCGCA AAGTCCTCTTAATGCCAGTGGTATCGACGATATGGAAATCACGGACAACTTGCAAAATATTAATATCGAGGGCAACATCGACTTACAAGCTCTTCTCGCCCTCAATGAAGGTTTCGATCCCACAAATGCACAAGGAGGTGGCTTCTAA
- the LOC131889088 gene encoding signal transducer and activator of transcription 5B-like isoform X2, which produces MNSKKSPSIPSNLTDDEGDDSNHYFGPSSTMLWDQTKQLPPDLLAQVQLTYQEHFPLEVRLNLASWIEEKFAPSIPFNVEDKAHQKTAVSLANQLISQLDGKIASMPNDPEKFLLKGKLTEIAANLKATYANNPIGLYMAVRHCLEQEMIIVQKNSANTSGGEETADISNQIRQHVLFLQQQIGETSDEYDRIKEVHEAFTMEYCEFEEKSKQLGTYIQTHGEQYPNVKSLKASKEALQKSVQLKYSSCTEDRKKLIHTYSEMLVRLQSVIVQVLDNELINWKREQQLAGNGHSVNTATLELLQNWCDNLATVVWTMRKQLKQLEELVIKVPDQQNSSQDLKILIAKVTELLSNLVTSTFVIEKQPPQVMKTNTRFTATVRLLVGGALNVHMVAPTVSVSIVSEAQANQLLSTSVTETKRKENFSSGQILNDYGAMEFNNANRQVSVLFRNLQLKKIKRTEKKGTESVMDEKFSVLFWTEFLVGELNFQLWTLSLPVVVIVHGNQEAQALATVTWDNAFAEWGRRPFVVPDKVSWKQAGEALSMKWAAACGSGLKEEHLYYLACKAFRDPNLPRKPEEYNSRMLSWSQFCKEVLPDRTFTFWEWFHRILSLTSNHMQRLWKENYVLGFIKKHDAENLLKQKQQNGCFLLRFSDSELGGVTIAYLTTDPYQHTPQVSMVAPFTTKDLSQRSMADTIFDLDDLTFLYPDIPKDAFKKFCSSSCTPQNAPNGYVAHKLVTQVAGGSGSMSNPPTPIGYDQIYMGGSQCDAQASPAPSLTTSTSVGVASPLSASQSMDFDSTPQTLAQSIEHMQRFHPLHPKSGALNSSATNPPAIATTDLFNFTSAVSQSIQLDMITNADANKH; this is translated from the exons ATGAATTCCAAGAAATCCCCATCGATTCCATCCAATCTGACCGATGATGAAGGTGATG ATTCCAACCATTATTTCGGACCATCATCCACAATGCTGTGGGATCAAACCAAGCAACTGCCCCCAGATCTCTTGGCGCAAGTTCAACTCACCTATCAAGAGCACTTCCCCCTAGAGGTCCGCTTGAATTTGGCCTCATGGATTGAGGAAAAGTTCGCGCCCAGCATCCCTTTCAATGTGGAGGACAAGGCTCACCAGAAAACGGCTGTCAGCCTTGCTAACCAGCTCATATCGCAATTGGACGGGAAAATTGCTTCCATGCCAAATGACCCGGAGAAATTTCTGCTCAAGGGAAAGCTGACAGAAATTGCCGCCAATCTCAAG gCAACCTATGCCAATAACCCCATTGGCTTGTACATGGCTGTCCGGCATTGCCTTGAACAGGAGATGATTATCGTACAAAAG AATTCGGCCAATACCTCGGGCGGTGAGGAGACCGCTGACATTTCCAACCAGATCCGCCAGCACGTGCTTTTCCTTCAACAGCAAATTGGGGAAACCTCGGACGAGTACGATCGGATTAAGGAGGTGCACGAGGCTTTCACCATGGAGTATTGTGAATTCGAGGAGAAATCCAAACAACTCGGAACCTACATCCAAACCCATGGAGAGCAATATCCCAACGTGAAAAGTCTAAAAGCCAGCAAAGAGGCTCTCCAAAAATCTGTGCAACTAAAG TACTCTTCGTGCACCGAAGACAGGAAAAAGTTGATCCATACCTATTCAGAAATGTTGGTCCGATTACAAAGTGTAATCGTTCAAGTCTTGGATAACGAGTTGATCAACTGGAAACGTGAACAGCAATTAGCTGGAAATGGACACTCCGTGAACACCGCGACTTTGGAGTTGCTCCAAAACTGGTGTGATAATCTTGCAACCGTGGTTTGGACCATGCGGAAGCAATTGAAACAATTGGAAGAGCTGGTTATCAAGGTCCCAGACCAACAGAACAGTAGCCAAGATCTCAAGATTCTCATCGCGAAAGTGACGGAGCTCCTGAGCAATCTGGTCACAAG CAcgtttgtcattgaaaaacagcCGCCTCAAGTGATGAAAACCAACACTCGGTTTACGGCCACTGTTCGCTTACTGGTGGGCGGGGCCTTAAATGTCCATATGGTGGCCCCTACCGTGTCGGTGTCGATCGTGAGCGAGGCGCAAGCCAATCAATTGCTCTCCACCTCTGTGACCGAAACCAAAAGGAAAGAGAATTTCAGCTCTGGACAGATCCTGAACGATTATGGAGCCATGGAGTTCAATAACGCAAATCGCCAAGTTTCGGTCTTGTTCCGCAAtcttcaattgaagaagaTCAAGCGAACGGAGAAAAAGGGCACCGAGTCAGTCATGGACGAGAAGTTCTCGGTTCTCTTCTGGACCGAGTTCCTCGTGGGCGAACTCAACTTCCAGCTTTGGACCCTCTCTTTGCCAGTGGTCGTTATTGTCCATGGGAATCAAGAAGCTCAGGCCTTGGCCACGGTCACGTGGGACAACGCATTTGCTGAGTGGGGCCGACGGCCGTTCGTCGTCCCTGACAAGGTGTCTTGGAAGCAAGCGGGCGAAGCCTTGAGCATGAAATGGGCTGCGGCGTGTGGGAGTGGCTTGAAAGAAGAGCATCTGTACTACTTGGCTTGCAAGGCTTTTAG AGATCCGAATTTACCCCGCAAACCTGAAGAATACAATAGCCGCATGCTCTCATGGTCCCAATTCTGCAAGGAAGTACTCCCCGATCGAACTTTCACCTTTTGGGAGTGGTTCCATCGCATCCTGTCGCTTACTTCCAACCATATGCAGAGACTTTGGAAGGAAAACTACGTCTTGGGGTTCATCAAGAAGCATGATGCAGAGAATCTcctgaaacaaaagcaacaaaacggATGCTTTCTTTTGAGGTTCTCCGATTCCGAACTTGGAGGGGTTACCATCGCTTATCTTACCACTGACCCTTATC AACATACTCCCCAAGTGTCTATGGTGGCACCTTTCACAACCAAAGACCTTTCCCAAAGGTCCATGGCCGAtaccatctttgatttggatgaCCTCACGTTCCTTTACCCCGACATTCCGAAGGACGCTTTCAAGAAATTCTGTTCCTCATCCTGCACACCGCAAAACGCTCCCAATGGATATGTTGCTCACAAATTGGTTACCCAGGTTGCAGG gGGTTCCGGATCCATGAGTAATCCTCCCACTCCAATAGGATATGATCAAATCTACATGGGTGGATCCCAATGCGATGCGCA aGCCAGTCCGGCCCCGTCCCTGACGACCAGCACTTCTGTTGGGGTTGCTTCGCCACTATCGGCTTCCCAGTCCATGGATTTTGATTCCACGCCCCAAACTCTTGCCCAGTCCATTGAGCATATGCAGCGATTTCATCCACTTCATCCAAAATCTGGCGCCTTGAACTCTTCCGCCACGAATCCTCCTGCCATAGCAACAACGGATTTATTTAATTTTACCTCGGCTGTCTCCCAATccattcaattggatatgATAACCAATGCCGATGCTAACAAACACTGA
- the LOC131889088 gene encoding signal transducer and activator of transcription 5B-like isoform X3 codes for MSDSSKESALNVTEMASIFMDSNHYFGPSSTMLWDQTKQLPPDLLAQVQLTYQEHFPLEVRLNLASWIEEKFAPSIPFNVEDKAHQKTAVSLANQLISQLDGKIASMPNDPEKFLLKGKLTEIAANLKATYANNPIGLYMAVRHCLEQEMIIVQKNSANTSGGEETADISNQIRQHVLFLQQQIGETSDEYDRIKEVHEAFTMEYCEFEEKSKQLGTYIQTHGEQYPNVKSLKASKEALQKSVQLKYSSCTEDRKKLIHTYSEMLVRLQSVIVQVLDNELINWKREQQLAGNGHSVNTATLELLQNWCDNLATVVWTMRKQLKQLEELVIKVPDQQNSSQDLKILIAKVTELLSNLVTSTFVIEKQPPQVMKTNTRFTATVRLLVGGALNVHMVAPTVSVSIVSEAQANQLLSTSVTETKRKENFSSGQILNDYGAMEFNNANRQVSVLFRNLQLKKIKRTEKKGTESVMDEKFSVLFWTEFLVGELNFQLWTLSLPVVVIVHGNQEAQALATVTWDNAFAEWGRRPFVVPDKVSWKQAGEALSMKWAAACGSGLKEEHLYYLACKAFRDPNLPRKPEEYNSRMLSWSQFCKEVLPDRTFTFWEWFHRILSLTSNHMQRLWKENYVLGFIKKHDAENLLKQKQQNGCFLLRFSDSELGGVTIAYLTTDPYQHTPQVSMVAPFTTKDLSQRSMADTIFDLDDLTFLYPDIPKDAFKKFCSSSCTPQNAPNGYVAHKLVTQVAGGSGSMSNPPTPIGYDQIYMGGSQCDAQASPAPSLTTSTSVGVASPLSASQSMDFDSTPQTLAQSIEHMQRFHPLHPKSGALNSSATNPPAIATTDLFNFTSAVSQSIQLDMITNADANKH; via the exons ATGAGTGACAGTTCCAAGGAAAGCGCTCTCAATGTGACGGAGATGGCTTCGATATTCATGG ATTCCAACCATTATTTCGGACCATCATCCACAATGCTGTGGGATCAAACCAAGCAACTGCCCCCAGATCTCTTGGCGCAAGTTCAACTCACCTATCAAGAGCACTTCCCCCTAGAGGTCCGCTTGAATTTGGCCTCATGGATTGAGGAAAAGTTCGCGCCCAGCATCCCTTTCAATGTGGAGGACAAGGCTCACCAGAAAACGGCTGTCAGCCTTGCTAACCAGCTCATATCGCAATTGGACGGGAAAATTGCTTCCATGCCAAATGACCCGGAGAAATTTCTGCTCAAGGGAAAGCTGACAGAAATTGCCGCCAATCTCAAG gCAACCTATGCCAATAACCCCATTGGCTTGTACATGGCTGTCCGGCATTGCCTTGAACAGGAGATGATTATCGTACAAAAG AATTCGGCCAATACCTCGGGCGGTGAGGAGACCGCTGACATTTCCAACCAGATCCGCCAGCACGTGCTTTTCCTTCAACAGCAAATTGGGGAAACCTCGGACGAGTACGATCGGATTAAGGAGGTGCACGAGGCTTTCACCATGGAGTATTGTGAATTCGAGGAGAAATCCAAACAACTCGGAACCTACATCCAAACCCATGGAGAGCAATATCCCAACGTGAAAAGTCTAAAAGCCAGCAAAGAGGCTCTCCAAAAATCTGTGCAACTAAAG TACTCTTCGTGCACCGAAGACAGGAAAAAGTTGATCCATACCTATTCAGAAATGTTGGTCCGATTACAAAGTGTAATCGTTCAAGTCTTGGATAACGAGTTGATCAACTGGAAACGTGAACAGCAATTAGCTGGAAATGGACACTCCGTGAACACCGCGACTTTGGAGTTGCTCCAAAACTGGTGTGATAATCTTGCAACCGTGGTTTGGACCATGCGGAAGCAATTGAAACAATTGGAAGAGCTGGTTATCAAGGTCCCAGACCAACAGAACAGTAGCCAAGATCTCAAGATTCTCATCGCGAAAGTGACGGAGCTCCTGAGCAATCTGGTCACAAG CAcgtttgtcattgaaaaacagcCGCCTCAAGTGATGAAAACCAACACTCGGTTTACGGCCACTGTTCGCTTACTGGTGGGCGGGGCCTTAAATGTCCATATGGTGGCCCCTACCGTGTCGGTGTCGATCGTGAGCGAGGCGCAAGCCAATCAATTGCTCTCCACCTCTGTGACCGAAACCAAAAGGAAAGAGAATTTCAGCTCTGGACAGATCCTGAACGATTATGGAGCCATGGAGTTCAATAACGCAAATCGCCAAGTTTCGGTCTTGTTCCGCAAtcttcaattgaagaagaTCAAGCGAACGGAGAAAAAGGGCACCGAGTCAGTCATGGACGAGAAGTTCTCGGTTCTCTTCTGGACCGAGTTCCTCGTGGGCGAACTCAACTTCCAGCTTTGGACCCTCTCTTTGCCAGTGGTCGTTATTGTCCATGGGAATCAAGAAGCTCAGGCCTTGGCCACGGTCACGTGGGACAACGCATTTGCTGAGTGGGGCCGACGGCCGTTCGTCGTCCCTGACAAGGTGTCTTGGAAGCAAGCGGGCGAAGCCTTGAGCATGAAATGGGCTGCGGCGTGTGGGAGTGGCTTGAAAGAAGAGCATCTGTACTACTTGGCTTGCAAGGCTTTTAG AGATCCGAATTTACCCCGCAAACCTGAAGAATACAATAGCCGCATGCTCTCATGGTCCCAATTCTGCAAGGAAGTACTCCCCGATCGAACTTTCACCTTTTGGGAGTGGTTCCATCGCATCCTGTCGCTTACTTCCAACCATATGCAGAGACTTTGGAAGGAAAACTACGTCTTGGGGTTCATCAAGAAGCATGATGCAGAGAATCTcctgaaacaaaagcaacaaaacggATGCTTTCTTTTGAGGTTCTCCGATTCCGAACTTGGAGGGGTTACCATCGCTTATCTTACCACTGACCCTTATC AACATACTCCCCAAGTGTCTATGGTGGCACCTTTCACAACCAAAGACCTTTCCCAAAGGTCCATGGCCGAtaccatctttgatttggatgaCCTCACGTTCCTTTACCCCGACATTCCGAAGGACGCTTTCAAGAAATTCTGTTCCTCATCCTGCACACCGCAAAACGCTCCCAATGGATATGTTGCTCACAAATTGGTTACCCAGGTTGCAGG gGGTTCCGGATCCATGAGTAATCCTCCCACTCCAATAGGATATGATCAAATCTACATGGGTGGATCCCAATGCGATGCGCA aGCCAGTCCGGCCCCGTCCCTGACGACCAGCACTTCTGTTGGGGTTGCTTCGCCACTATCGGCTTCCCAGTCCATGGATTTTGATTCCACGCCCCAAACTCTTGCCCAGTCCATTGAGCATATGCAGCGATTTCATCCACTTCATCCAAAATCTGGCGCCTTGAACTCTTCCGCCACGAATCCTCCTGCCATAGCAACAACGGATTTATTTAATTTTACCTCGGCTGTCTCCCAATccattcaattggatatgATAACCAATGCCGATGCTAACAAACACTGA
- the LOC131889088 gene encoding signal transducer and activator of transcription 5B-like isoform X4, whose amino-acid sequence MLWDQTKQLPPDLLAQVQLTYQEHFPLEVRLNLASWIEEKFAPSIPFNVEDKAHQKTAVSLANQLISQLDGKIASMPNDPEKFLLKGKLTEIAANLKATYANNPIGLYMAVRHCLEQEMIIVQKNSANTSGGEETADISNQIRQHVLFLQQQIGETSDEYDRIKEVHEAFTMEYCEFEEKSKQLGTYIQTHGEQYPNVKSLKASKEALQKSVQLKYSSCTEDRKKLIHTYSEMLVRLQSVIVQVLDNELINWKREQQLAGNGHSVNTATLELLQNWCDNLATVVWTMRKQLKQLEELVIKVPDQQNSSQDLKILIAKVTELLSNLVTSTFVIEKQPPQVMKTNTRFTATVRLLVGGALNVHMVAPTVSVSIVSEAQANQLLSTSVTETKRKENFSSGQILNDYGAMEFNNANRQVSVLFRNLQLKKIKRTEKKGTESVMDEKFSVLFWTEFLVGELNFQLWTLSLPVVVIVHGNQEAQALATVTWDNAFAEWGRRPFVVPDKVSWKQAGEALSMKWAAACGSGLKEEHLYYLACKAFRDPNLPRKPEEYNSRMLSWSQFCKEVLPDRTFTFWEWFHRILSLTSNHMQRLWKENYVLGFIKKHDAENLLKQKQQNGCFLLRFSDSELGGVTIAYLTTDPYQHTPQVSMVAPFTTKDLSQRSMADTIFDLDDLTFLYPDIPKDAFKKFCSSSCTPQNAPNGYVAHKLVTQVAGGSGSMSNPPTPIGYDQIYMGGSQCDAQASPAPSLTTSTSVGVASPLSASQSMDFDSTPQTLAQSIEHMQRFHPLHPKSGALNSSATNPPAIATTDLFNFTSAVSQSIQLDMITNADANKH is encoded by the exons ATGCTGTGGGATCAAACCAAGCAACTGCCCCCAGATCTCTTGGCGCAAGTTCAACTCACCTATCAAGAGCACTTCCCCCTAGAGGTCCGCTTGAATTTGGCCTCATGGATTGAGGAAAAGTTCGCGCCCAGCATCCCTTTCAATGTGGAGGACAAGGCTCACCAGAAAACGGCTGTCAGCCTTGCTAACCAGCTCATATCGCAATTGGACGGGAAAATTGCTTCCATGCCAAATGACCCGGAGAAATTTCTGCTCAAGGGAAAGCTGACAGAAATTGCCGCCAATCTCAAG gCAACCTATGCCAATAACCCCATTGGCTTGTACATGGCTGTCCGGCATTGCCTTGAACAGGAGATGATTATCGTACAAAAG AATTCGGCCAATACCTCGGGCGGTGAGGAGACCGCTGACATTTCCAACCAGATCCGCCAGCACGTGCTTTTCCTTCAACAGCAAATTGGGGAAACCTCGGACGAGTACGATCGGATTAAGGAGGTGCACGAGGCTTTCACCATGGAGTATTGTGAATTCGAGGAGAAATCCAAACAACTCGGAACCTACATCCAAACCCATGGAGAGCAATATCCCAACGTGAAAAGTCTAAAAGCCAGCAAAGAGGCTCTCCAAAAATCTGTGCAACTAAAG TACTCTTCGTGCACCGAAGACAGGAAAAAGTTGATCCATACCTATTCAGAAATGTTGGTCCGATTACAAAGTGTAATCGTTCAAGTCTTGGATAACGAGTTGATCAACTGGAAACGTGAACAGCAATTAGCTGGAAATGGACACTCCGTGAACACCGCGACTTTGGAGTTGCTCCAAAACTGGTGTGATAATCTTGCAACCGTGGTTTGGACCATGCGGAAGCAATTGAAACAATTGGAAGAGCTGGTTATCAAGGTCCCAGACCAACAGAACAGTAGCCAAGATCTCAAGATTCTCATCGCGAAAGTGACGGAGCTCCTGAGCAATCTGGTCACAAG CAcgtttgtcattgaaaaacagcCGCCTCAAGTGATGAAAACCAACACTCGGTTTACGGCCACTGTTCGCTTACTGGTGGGCGGGGCCTTAAATGTCCATATGGTGGCCCCTACCGTGTCGGTGTCGATCGTGAGCGAGGCGCAAGCCAATCAATTGCTCTCCACCTCTGTGACCGAAACCAAAAGGAAAGAGAATTTCAGCTCTGGACAGATCCTGAACGATTATGGAGCCATGGAGTTCAATAACGCAAATCGCCAAGTTTCGGTCTTGTTCCGCAAtcttcaattgaagaagaTCAAGCGAACGGAGAAAAAGGGCACCGAGTCAGTCATGGACGAGAAGTTCTCGGTTCTCTTCTGGACCGAGTTCCTCGTGGGCGAACTCAACTTCCAGCTTTGGACCCTCTCTTTGCCAGTGGTCGTTATTGTCCATGGGAATCAAGAAGCTCAGGCCTTGGCCACGGTCACGTGGGACAACGCATTTGCTGAGTGGGGCCGACGGCCGTTCGTCGTCCCTGACAAGGTGTCTTGGAAGCAAGCGGGCGAAGCCTTGAGCATGAAATGGGCTGCGGCGTGTGGGAGTGGCTTGAAAGAAGAGCATCTGTACTACTTGGCTTGCAAGGCTTTTAG AGATCCGAATTTACCCCGCAAACCTGAAGAATACAATAGCCGCATGCTCTCATGGTCCCAATTCTGCAAGGAAGTACTCCCCGATCGAACTTTCACCTTTTGGGAGTGGTTCCATCGCATCCTGTCGCTTACTTCCAACCATATGCAGAGACTTTGGAAGGAAAACTACGTCTTGGGGTTCATCAAGAAGCATGATGCAGAGAATCTcctgaaacaaaagcaacaaaacggATGCTTTCTTTTGAGGTTCTCCGATTCCGAACTTGGAGGGGTTACCATCGCTTATCTTACCACTGACCCTTATC AACATACTCCCCAAGTGTCTATGGTGGCACCTTTCACAACCAAAGACCTTTCCCAAAGGTCCATGGCCGAtaccatctttgatttggatgaCCTCACGTTCCTTTACCCCGACATTCCGAAGGACGCTTTCAAGAAATTCTGTTCCTCATCCTGCACACCGCAAAACGCTCCCAATGGATATGTTGCTCACAAATTGGTTACCCAGGTTGCAGG gGGTTCCGGATCCATGAGTAATCCTCCCACTCCAATAGGATATGATCAAATCTACATGGGTGGATCCCAATGCGATGCGCA aGCCAGTCCGGCCCCGTCCCTGACGACCAGCACTTCTGTTGGGGTTGCTTCGCCACTATCGGCTTCCCAGTCCATGGATTTTGATTCCACGCCCCAAACTCTTGCCCAGTCCATTGAGCATATGCAGCGATTTCATCCACTTCATCCAAAATCTGGCGCCTTGAACTCTTCCGCCACGAATCCTCCTGCCATAGCAACAACGGATTTATTTAATTTTACCTCGGCTGTCTCCCAATccattcaattggatatgATAACCAATGCCGATGCTAACAAACACTGA